From the Flavobacteriales bacterium genome, one window contains:
- a CDS encoding SDR family NAD(P)-dependent oxidoreductase yields the protein MDVFYITGASSGIGEAIAELLLENTNNMVIGIARSRTIQHDRYQHHYIDLSQPWTDKIFKPHSFNAGKVVLINNAGSIGPIKPLNLHEEEEISENFFLNISAPSILCNQFISCFENSKSECIVLNISSGAGKHPIHSWSTYCASKAALDMLSQVLQLEYPKFKIYSVAPGIVDTAMQEEIREADITDFPEVDRFISYKEEGELASAEIVAQKYVDFLNTCSKHKDVLYSVRDL from the coding sequence ATGGACGTATTTTATATAACGGGAGCGAGTAGTGGAATAGGTGAGGCAATAGCGGAATTATTATTAGAAAACACCAATAATATGGTCATAGGTATTGCCCGATCAAGAACCATACAACACGATAGATACCAACACCACTACATTGACTTATCCCAGCCTTGGACAGATAAAATATTCAAACCCCATTCTTTTAATGCCGGTAAAGTGGTCCTTATCAATAATGCAGGTTCAATAGGCCCTATAAAACCACTTAATTTACATGAAGAAGAAGAAATTTCTGAAAATTTCTTTTTGAATATTTCTGCGCCAAGTATATTATGTAATCAGTTTATTTCTTGCTTTGAAAATAGTAAATCGGAGTGCATTGTTCTGAACATAAGTTCTGGAGCAGGCAAACACCCCATACATTCTTGGAGCACCTATTGTGCCTCAAAAGCTGCTTTGGATATGTTGTCTCAAGTTCTGCAATTAGAATACCCTAAGTTTAAAATATATTCTGTTGCCCCTGGTATTGTAGATACTGCGATGCAGGAGGAGATAAGAGAAGCCGATATAACAGACTTTCCTGAAGTTGACCGTTTCATATCTTACAAAGAAGAGGGTGAACTAGCTTCTGCCGAGATAGTTGCCCAAAAGTATGTTGATTTCCTAAATACTTGTTCCAAACACAAAGATGTACTGTATTCTGTACGTGATTTGTAA
- the polA gene encoding DNA polymerase I, translating to MAQVKKLFLIDAFALIYRSYFAFSKNPRINSKGLETSAVLGFINSLVEVIKKENPTHIAVVFDTPTATVRHEEYSEYKANREAMPEGISVALPYIDQLLEAFNISKLYADGYEADDVIGTLAKKAEKQGFITYMMTPDKDFAQLVSENILLYRPGNKWKPTETWGVQEVLNKFEIQDVSQVIDFLGMMGDAVDNIPGLPGVGEKTAKKLLAEYGNMEGLLENAHLVKGKLGEKIQAHKEQGILSKRLATILLDAPVEIDETALAVKKFDTEKVQALFEELEFRNLAKRLLGQSEIPEKVEKSDSDTIQKTNTNDGQMDLFAIGVDDTPPAPSFQTIEDLKTNYTLVENSEQRAALLEQLLQQQSVCFDTETTGLNPLKADIIGMSFSYRKNEAYYVHIAEGQEQAIVNEFKDFFEHTEIEKVAQNLKYDYKILAKYGVHIKAPIFDTMLAHYLLEPDQRHNMDVLAQNYLNYSPISIETLIGKKGKNQLSMRQAPLEQLCPYACEDADITFQLKEIFHRKLEGSKTFEVFKKIEMPLIPVLSAMEMEGIKIDIDALADFSKELDQKIVELNDNVQQLAGTPFNLASPKQLGQILFEHMKLVDKPKKTKTGQYSTSEDTLLKLKGKHAIIDDILEFRQLQKLKSTYVDALPELADADTHRIHTTYQQAVAATGRLSSVNPNLQNIPIRSEKGREVRKAFVPRSEDFTLLAADYSQIELRLMAHLSQDEGMLSAFQNGEDIHAATAAKVYQVELEKVSREQRSHAKMVNFGIIYGISAFGLAQRLGINRGQAKEIIDNYFMQYPKVKDYMDLSIEQAREKGFVETIMGRKRMLNDINSRNAVVRGYAERNAINAPIQGSAADIIKMAMIHVHEAFKGQDFKSKMLLQVHDELVFDVHKSEIDILKSLIKDKMEQAVSLSVPLDVEVGQGLNWLEAH from the coding sequence ATGGCACAAGTCAAAAAACTGTTTCTTATTGATGCCTTTGCGCTAATCTATCGTTCTTACTTTGCATTCAGCAAAAATCCTCGCATCAACTCCAAAGGTCTTGAAACGTCTGCCGTACTTGGCTTTATAAATAGTTTAGTAGAAGTCATTAAAAAAGAAAACCCTACTCATATAGCTGTTGTTTTTGACACCCCCACCGCTACGGTTAGGCATGAAGAATACAGCGAATACAAAGCCAATAGAGAGGCTATGCCTGAGGGTATATCCGTAGCGTTACCCTACATCGACCAGTTACTTGAGGCCTTTAATATCTCTAAACTATACGCCGATGGCTACGAAGCGGATGATGTGATAGGAACATTAGCTAAAAAAGCCGAAAAGCAAGGTTTTATAACCTACATGATGACGCCTGATAAAGATTTTGCTCAGTTGGTTTCAGAAAATATATTGCTCTATCGACCCGGCAACAAATGGAAACCTACCGAAACGTGGGGCGTACAAGAAGTGCTTAACAAGTTTGAAATACAAGACGTTTCTCAAGTCATTGATTTCTTAGGTATGATGGGCGATGCCGTAGATAACATTCCAGGCTTACCGGGTGTTGGTGAGAAAACTGCTAAAAAGCTATTGGCCGAGTATGGCAATATGGAAGGCTTATTGGAAAATGCTCATCTAGTCAAAGGTAAATTGGGAGAAAAGATACAAGCCCATAAAGAACAAGGTATTTTATCCAAACGATTAGCCACCATTTTATTAGATGCTCCAGTAGAAATTGATGAAACCGCTTTAGCCGTCAAAAAATTCGATACCGAAAAAGTACAAGCCCTTTTCGAAGAATTAGAATTCAGAAATCTCGCTAAACGCCTTTTGGGTCAAAGTGAAATACCAGAGAAGGTGGAAAAAAGCGACAGCGATACCATTCAAAAAACAAACACTAATGATGGGCAAATGGATTTATTTGCCATAGGGGTTGATGACACTCCTCCTGCCCCGTCCTTTCAAACAATTGAAGACCTAAAAACCAACTACACTTTAGTAGAAAATAGTGAACAAAGGGCTGCTCTATTAGAACAGCTATTACAACAACAATCGGTGTGTTTTGACACAGAAACTACTGGCTTAAATCCTCTTAAAGCGGATATTATTGGCATGTCATTTTCTTATCGAAAAAATGAAGCCTATTACGTTCACATAGCAGAAGGTCAAGAACAAGCAATAGTCAATGAGTTTAAAGACTTTTTTGAACATACAGAAATAGAGAAAGTTGCCCAAAATTTAAAGTACGATTATAAGATTCTCGCTAAATACGGTGTGCACATCAAAGCTCCTATTTTTGATACCATGTTAGCACATTACTTGCTAGAGCCTGACCAACGACACAACATGGACGTATTGGCACAAAATTATCTCAACTATTCGCCCATTTCTATAGAGACTTTAATAGGAAAGAAAGGAAAAAACCAGCTCAGTATGCGTCAAGCACCTTTAGAACAGCTTTGCCCATACGCCTGTGAAGATGCTGACATTACTTTTCAGTTAAAAGAAATTTTTCACAGAAAATTAGAGGGTAGCAAAACCTTTGAGGTGTTTAAGAAAATAGAAATGCCTTTAATTCCAGTGCTATCAGCTATGGAAATGGAAGGCATTAAAATTGATATCGATGCATTAGCAGACTTCTCAAAGGAGTTGGATCAAAAAATTGTTGAGTTAAACGATAATGTACAACAATTAGCGGGGACACCCTTTAATTTAGCCTCGCCCAAGCAGTTGGGACAAATCCTCTTTGAGCATATGAAATTAGTGGATAAGCCCAAGAAAACAAAGACTGGACAGTATTCTACTTCAGAAGATACACTACTAAAGCTGAAAGGTAAACATGCCATTATTGACGATATTTTAGAGTTCCGTCAGTTACAAAAGCTAAAATCTACCTATGTCGATGCCTTGCCAGAGTTGGCAGATGCCGATACACACCGTATTCACACGACTTATCAACAGGCAGTAGCTGCTACGGGTCGATTAAGTTCGGTAAACCCCAACTTACAAAACATACCAATAAGAAGTGAAAAAGGTCGAGAAGTGCGCAAAGCCTTTGTCCCTAGAAGTGAAGACTTTACCTTATTGGCTGCCGATTACTCTCAAATTGAATTACGTCTTATGGCTCACCTTTCGCAAGATGAGGGTATGTTGTCCGCTTTTCAAAATGGAGAAGATATACACGCCGCCACGGCAGCTAAAGTATATCAGGTCGAATTAGAAAAAGTATCTAGAGAACAGCGTTCACACGCTAAAATGGTCAACTTTGGTATTATTTATGGCATATCGGCATTTGGCTTAGCTCAACGTTTGGGTATTAATAGAGGTCAGGCTAAAGAAATTATTGACAATTACTTCATGCAATACCCCAAAGTAAAAGACTATATGGATTTAAGCATTGAACAAGCCCGAGAAAAAGGCTTTGTAGAAACCATAATGGGAAGAAAGCGAATGCTGAATGATATCAACTCCAGAAACGCCGTAGTAAGAGGCTATGCTGAACGTAATGCCATTAATGCTCCTATACAAGGCTCAGCAGCAGATATTATTAAAATGGCAATGATACACGTCCATGAAGCTTTTAAAGGACAAGACTTTAAGTCTAAGATGTTGTTACAAGTGCACGATGAATTGGTATTTGACGTACATAAAAGCGAAATAGATATTCTCAAAAGCCTAATTAAGGATAAGATGGAACAAGCCGTCTCATTAAGCGTTCCTTTGGATGTGGAAGTAGGACAAGGTCTTAATTGGCTAGAAGCCCATTAA
- a CDS encoding acyl-CoA desaturase — translation MEIFLFIVAHWYLSLFAQSFFHHRYSAHQMFTMPKWVEKFFFLFSFIAQGSSYMSPKVYGILHRLHHEHADKEEDPHSPLFSKNFVSLMVKTYHKFAGIQSGAIKVKEAITKNLPDWKWFDKMAGSLLVKVLWSLFYIWFYYTFATAWWMYLFIPMHIVMGPIHGTIVNWFAHKFGYTNYEVDDTSKNLMPFDIFMLGEGYHNNHHAEGGMANFARKWYEIDPIYPIMRIMDWVGLIRINPVALRS, via the coding sequence ATGGAAATTTTTTTATTCATCGTAGCACACTGGTATTTATCTCTCTTTGCACAATCCTTTTTTCACCATCGCTATTCGGCACATCAAATGTTTACTATGCCTAAATGGGTAGAAAAATTCTTTTTTCTCTTTTCTTTTATCGCTCAAGGCTCCTCCTATATGAGCCCAAAAGTTTACGGTATTTTACACCGACTTCACCACGAACATGCCGATAAAGAAGAAGACCCACATTCGCCATTGTTTTCTAAAAACTTCGTTAGTCTAATGGTAAAAACCTACCATAAATTCGCTGGTATTCAAAGCGGTGCTATCAAAGTCAAAGAAGCCATTACCAAAAATTTACCCGACTGGAAATGGTTCGATAAGATGGCAGGTTCTTTATTGGTTAAAGTCCTTTGGTCTTTATTCTACATTTGGTTTTACTACACTTTCGCTACAGCTTGGTGGATGTATTTATTTATACCCATGCACATCGTAATGGGACCTATTCACGGAACTATTGTCAATTGGTTTGCTCATAAGTTTGGATACACCAACTACGAGGTCGATGATACCTCCAAAAACCTTATGCCATTTGATATTTTTATGCTTGGTGAAGGCTATCACAACAACCATCACGCTGAAGGTGGCATGGCTAATTTTGCTAGAAAATGGTATGAGATTGACCCCATTTACCCCATTATGAGAATTATGGACTGGGTTGGACTGATACGCATTAATCCGGTAGCATTACGCAGCTAA
- a CDS encoding M28 family peptidase, with amino-acid sequence MKQLPLYLVCLIFLWACSDNKPTQSLKKPVKEAVVVPDFNADSAYLYIQQQVDFGPRFVSSKGWQQCGDFLVEKLKTYTPHVQEQNSPIKTYDGKSHTLRNIIASFSPEKNNRILLCAHWDTRHVADYDVERQNEPILGANDGGSGVGVLIELARLLSQQESRIGVDIILFDAEDYGNPNGDGSSMTSSWCIGSQYWGNNPHTTDYYAQYGILLDMVAAKDARFTHEGLSRTYAQRILKKVWSEAHRLGYGSYFVYQPTPQIIDDHYFVNTLANIPTIDIIEYDNNTATGFNKHWHTHGDDMGNIDKNTLKAVGQTVTSVVYKE; translated from the coding sequence ATGAAACAATTACCCCTCTATTTGGTATGCCTTATATTTTTGTGGGCATGTTCTGACAATAAACCCACACAATCTTTAAAAAAGCCAGTAAAAGAAGCTGTTGTAGTACCTGACTTCAATGCCGATAGTGCCTATCTATACATACAACAACAGGTCGATTTTGGCCCTCGTTTTGTGAGCAGTAAAGGTTGGCAACAATGCGGTGATTTTTTGGTAGAAAAGCTAAAAACCTATACCCCTCATGTACAAGAGCAAAACAGCCCCATCAAAACTTACGATGGCAAATCGCATACCTTGAGGAATATCATTGCCTCTTTTAGTCCTGAAAAGAACAACCGAATATTGTTATGTGCCCATTGGGACACACGCCACGTTGCCGATTATGATGTAGAACGACAAAACGAACCTATACTAGGTGCTAACGATGGGGGTAGTGGTGTCGGTGTGCTGATAGAATTGGCGAGGTTATTATCACAACAAGAAAGTCGTATTGGTGTTGACATCATTTTATTCGATGCCGAAGATTATGGCAATCCAAATGGTGATGGTTCAAGTATGACGTCTAGTTGGTGTATCGGCTCTCAGTATTGGGGCAACAACCCACACACTACTGATTATTATGCTCAATACGGTATATTGTTAGATATGGTGGCTGCTAAAGATGCACGTTTTACCCACGAGGGTTTGTCTAGAACTTATGCTCAACGTATCCTTAAAAAGGTATGGTCAGAAGCGCACCGACTAGGCTATGGCAGTTATTTTGTGTACCAACCCACACCACAAATTATTGACGACCATTACTTTGTGAATACACTAGCAAACATTCCTACCATAGACATTATTGAGTACGATAACAATACCGCAACAGGCTTTAATAAGCATTGGCATACCCACGGTGACGATATGGGGAATATCGATAAAAACACCTTAAAAGCTGTTGGTCAAACCGTTACATCTGTTGTTTATAAGGAATAA
- a CDS encoding cysteine--tRNA ligase: MSLDLHIYNTLSRQKEVFTPLLASHVGMYVCGPTVYGEPHLGHARPSITFDVVFRYLQHLGLKVRYVRNITDAGHLVDDADEGEDKIAKKARLEQLEPMEVVQFYTIKYHKAVEALNCLPPSIEPRATGHIIEQIEMVKSILNNGYAYEVNGSVYLDVNKYNEDFPYGKLSGRNLEDTLENTRALEGQSEKKSPVDFAIWKKASPEHIMRWPSPWGDGFPGWHLECSAMSSKYLGDTFDIHGGGMDLVFPHHEAEIAQSNACNKCDPAKYWMHNNMITINGQKMGKSLGNFINLEEFFSGSHDLLERAYHPMTVRFFILQAHYRSPLDFSNDALQAAEKGMSKLLNATTTLQSLKASAESTVDIKALEEKCYKAMNDDFNTPILIAHLFEAVRIVNSAKAGDEQLTKEDIQQLNQLFDTFVFNILGLQEDQDTKGNDLTKEVMNIILQLRGNAKANKDWTSADLIRDELKKLNIEVRDGSDGSSWEVKN; encoded by the coding sequence ATGAGTTTGGATTTACACATTTATAATACGCTTAGTCGTCAAAAAGAAGTCTTTACCCCTTTACTTGCTAGTCACGTAGGTATGTACGTCTGTGGACCAACCGTTTATGGCGAACCGCACTTGGGACACGCTAGACCATCTATAACTTTCGACGTTGTCTTTCGCTACCTTCAGCATTTAGGGCTTAAAGTGAGATATGTGCGAAACATTACCGATGCAGGACACTTGGTAGACGATGCCGATGAAGGGGAAGATAAAATTGCTAAAAAAGCACGATTAGAACAACTAGAGCCTATGGAGGTGGTGCAGTTTTATACCATCAAATACCATAAGGCAGTAGAGGCTTTAAATTGTTTGCCTCCTTCTATAGAACCACGAGCAACAGGACATATTATTGAACAAATTGAGATGGTTAAATCCATTCTTAACAACGGCTATGCTTATGAAGTCAATGGCTCGGTTTATTTAGATGTCAACAAATACAATGAGGATTTCCCATATGGGAAACTTTCAGGCAGAAACTTAGAAGATACTTTAGAAAATACAAGAGCTCTAGAAGGACAAAGCGAAAAGAAAAGTCCTGTAGATTTTGCTATATGGAAAAAGGCCTCTCCAGAACACATTATGCGTTGGCCCTCACCTTGGGGAGATGGCTTTCCAGGTTGGCACTTAGAGTGTTCGGCTATGAGCAGCAAATACTTAGGCGATACCTTTGATATTCACGGTGGTGGTATGGACTTAGTCTTTCCACATCACGAAGCAGAAATAGCCCAATCTAACGCTTGTAACAAATGTGACCCCGCAAAATATTGGATGCACAATAATATGATTACCATCAATGGACAAAAGATGGGCAAGTCCTTGGGCAACTTCATCAACCTTGAAGAATTTTTTAGTGGTAGCCACGATTTATTAGAACGTGCCTACCACCCCATGACAGTACGCTTTTTTATTTTACAAGCACACTATCGTAGTCCATTGGACTTTTCAAACGATGCTTTACAGGCTGCCGAAAAAGGCATGAGTAAACTGTTGAATGCCACAACTACATTGCAAAGTCTAAAGGCAAGTGCCGAAAGCACTGTAGATATCAAAGCCTTAGAAGAAAAGTGCTACAAAGCTATGAATGACGATTTCAATACGCCTATTCTTATTGCTCATTTATTTGAAGCCGTACGTATTGTCAATTCAGCAAAAGCAGGTGACGAACAACTTACAAAAGAAGACATACAACAACTCAATCAATTATTTGACACCTTTGTATTCAATATTTTAGGCTTACAAGAAGACCAAGATACCAAAGGCAATGACTTGACCAAAGAGGTAATGAACATCATTCTTCAGCTAAGAGGAAATGCCAAAGCCAATAAAGATTGGACGAGTGCAGACCTTATTCGAGATGAACTGAAAAAGCTAAACATAGAAGTCCGTGACGGAAGTGATGGTAGTTCTTGGGAAGTGAAAAATTAA
- a CDS encoding NAD-dependent epimerase/dehydratase family protein translates to MKDTILVIGSSGQIGTELVSTLRLTYGNSNVIASDIRPIKSDDNLQSGPFEVLDIMDKKLLFEIVKKYQVTQVYLLAALLSATAEQNIELGWSLNMRSLSHVLDLAKEKHIKKIFWPSSIAVFGPTTPRIMTPQRTIMEPNTVYGISKLAGERWCEYYHQKFNIDVRSVRYPGLIGWKSQPGGGTTDYAVHIFHEAIKNKSYTSFLSENTTLPMMYMNDAIRATLEIMDAEAEHIKIRSSYNIAGLSFSPKELAQEIKKHIPEFEMHYKSDYRQAIADSWPQNIDDSVALKDWNWKSSVNLQEMTSDMLKNIETLITE, encoded by the coding sequence ATGAAAGACACCATATTAGTAATCGGTTCTTCTGGCCAAATCGGTACAGAATTGGTAAGTACTCTCAGACTTACTTACGGCAACTCCAATGTCATTGCCTCAGATATTCGACCAATAAAATCGGACGATAATTTACAATCTGGTCCTTTCGAGGTGCTAGATATAATGGATAAAAAATTGTTGTTTGAAATCGTCAAAAAATATCAAGTGACTCAAGTTTATCTTTTGGCAGCTTTGCTTTCGGCAACCGCCGAACAAAATATAGAATTGGGTTGGAGTTTGAATATGCGCTCCCTTTCTCACGTTTTAGACCTTGCTAAAGAGAAACACATTAAAAAGATTTTTTGGCCCAGTTCAATTGCTGTTTTTGGACCAACAACGCCACGTATCATGACCCCTCAGCGTACCATAATGGAACCTAACACGGTTTATGGTATCAGTAAATTAGCAGGGGAACGATGGTGTGAATACTACCATCAAAAGTTTAATATTGATGTGAGAAGTGTTCGATACCCTGGACTTATAGGATGGAAATCACAACCGGGTGGTGGCACAACCGATTATGCCGTTCATATTTTTCACGAGGCTATAAAAAACAAAAGCTATACGAGTTTTTTAAGCGAAAACACCACACTACCGATGATGTATATGAACGATGCTATTCGAGCAACCTTAGAAATTATGGACGCAGAAGCAGAGCATATTAAAATACGTTCTTCATACAATATTGCTGGTTTGAGTTTTAGCCCAAAAGAGTTGGCCCAAGAGATAAAAAAGCATATTCCAGAATTTGAAATGCATTACAAAAGCGACTACCGACAAGCTATTGCTGACAGTTGGCCGCAAAATATTGATGATTCTGTAGCTTTAAAGGATTGGAATTGGAAAAGTTCCGTTAATTTGCAAGAAATGACTTCGGATATGCTGAAGAACATTGAAACACTAATTACCGAATAA
- a CDS encoding rhodanese-related sulfurtransferase — MDPNAHKKGLRNKLSKEQALKKLESEKFFRKTLSFYRYVILDSPEQFRDKLFKDWGDLDCLGRIYVAREGINAQMNVPEHHWEQFIATLNKYEEFKHIPLKIAVEDDGKSFYKLTIKVREQIVADGLPIDEYDVTNVGQHLDAKQWNDAIEQGAIVVDMRNHYESEIGHFENAICPQSETFREELPEVKDMLKGQEDKKVLLYCTGGIRCEKTSAYLKHHGFKDVNQLHGGIIDYARQLDENEDLDNKFKGKNFVFDERLSERISNDIISSCHQCGEPSDTHVNCNNVNCNLLFIQCDSCQEKHQQCCSSDCLDIIQLPQEEQQKLRQGIENKKRFHSHQKVDLSKAFKK; from the coding sequence ATGGATCCGAATGCACATAAGAAAGGTTTGCGTAACAAGCTGAGCAAGGAACAAGCCCTAAAGAAGCTAGAATCTGAGAAGTTTTTCAGAAAAACGCTTTCTTTTTATCGCTATGTTATCCTAGATAGTCCCGAGCAGTTTAGAGATAAATTGTTTAAAGATTGGGGCGACTTAGATTGTTTAGGAAGGATTTATGTTGCTAGAGAAGGTATAAATGCCCAAATGAATGTGCCTGAGCACCATTGGGAACAATTTATTGCGACACTGAACAAGTATGAGGAGTTTAAACATATTCCCCTCAAAATTGCTGTTGAAGATGATGGTAAATCGTTTTATAAACTCACCATTAAAGTAAGGGAACAAATTGTGGCGGATGGTTTGCCTATTGACGAATACGACGTGACGAATGTTGGTCAGCACCTTGATGCTAAACAGTGGAATGATGCCATAGAACAAGGAGCGATAGTCGTGGATATGCGAAATCACTACGAAAGTGAAATTGGACATTTTGAAAATGCTATCTGCCCACAATCGGAGACCTTTAGAGAAGAATTGCCTGAAGTAAAAGATATGTTGAAAGGGCAAGAGGATAAAAAAGTTTTGCTGTATTGTACTGGTGGTATTCGTTGCGAAAAGACTTCAGCATACCTCAAGCATCACGGCTTTAAAGATGTCAATCAATTGCATGGAGGAATCATTGATTATGCACGACAGTTAGATGAAAATGAGGACTTAGACAATAAATTTAAAGGTAAAAACTTTGTTTTTGATGAGCGTTTGTCTGAACGCATAAGTAACGATATAATTAGCAGTTGCCATCAGTGTGGTGAGCCTTCGGATACACACGTCAATTGCAACAATGTCAATTGTAACTTATTGTTTATTCAATGCGATAGTTGTCAAGAAAAACATCAGCAATGTTGTTCTTCAGATTGTTTAGATATCATTCAATTACCTCAAGAAGAACAACAGAAATTGCGTCAAGGAATAGAAAATAAAAAGCGTTTTCATAGCCATCAAAAAGTGGATTTATCAAAAGCTTTTAAAAAATAA
- a CDS encoding homogentisate 1,2-dioxygenase, translating to MPFYHKLGKIPHKRHTVFSKPEGGMYYEQLFGTVGFDGMSSLLYHTHRPTMVKDIIGAKDISPKIAVEKNLKSLSLKGFNVKPTADYLESRIAVLINNDCHISLAAPQQSMTDYFYKNADCDEMVFVHKGTGTLRTIVGNLKYGPGDYLMIPRGMIYAFQFDTEDNRLFIVESTSPMYTPKRYRNWFGQLLEHSPFCERDLRQPQDLETHDELGDFTMMIKKEGMLHEYVYASHPFDVIGWDGYNYPYAFSIHDFEPITGRVHQPPPVHQTFEAAGFVVCSFCPRLYDYHPEAIPAPYNHSNIDSDEVLYYVDGDFMSRNHIEQGQITLHPAGIPHGPHPGAAERSIGQTETEELAVMVDTFKPLKVTQAAMDLIDGDYHQSWLD from the coding sequence ATGCCATTTTATCACAAATTAGGGAAGATACCCCACAAAAGACATACCGTTTTTTCTAAACCAGAAGGCGGCATGTATTATGAGCAATTATTTGGGACAGTCGGCTTTGACGGTATGTCTTCTTTACTATACCATACTCACCGACCGACAATGGTTAAAGACATCATAGGAGCAAAAGATATTAGCCCCAAAATTGCAGTTGAAAAAAACCTGAAGTCACTAAGTTTGAAAGGCTTTAATGTAAAGCCTACTGCCGACTATTTAGAAAGTAGAATCGCTGTACTTATTAACAACGATTGTCACATTTCATTGGCTGCACCTCAGCAATCTATGACGGATTATTTTTATAAAAATGCCGATTGCGATGAGATGGTATTCGTTCACAAAGGAACAGGAACTTTACGCACCATCGTAGGTAACCTAAAGTACGGGCCTGGCGATTATCTGATGATACCTCGAGGTATGATATACGCCTTTCAATTCGACACTGAAGACAACCGACTTTTCATTGTTGAGTCAACCAGTCCAATGTATACGCCAAAGCGTTATCGTAACTGGTTTGGTCAGTTGTTAGAGCATTCTCCTTTTTGTGAGCGTGATTTACGTCAGCCTCAAGATTTAGAAACTCACGATGAATTGGGTGACTTTACTATGATGATAAAAAAGGAAGGGATGTTACACGAATACGTTTACGCTTCGCATCCTTTTGATGTTATTGGATGGGACGGTTACAATTACCCTTATGCTTTTTCAATTCATGATTTTGAGCCTATAACTGGTCGAGTACATCAACCACCACCAGTCCATCAAACTTTTGAGGCTGCTGGTTTTGTAGTGTGTTCTTTCTGCCCTAGACTTTACGATTACCACCCTGAGGCTATACCAGCACCTTATAACCATTCGAATATTGATTCGGATGAGGTCTTGTATTATGTCGATGGTGACTTCATGAGTAGAAATCATATAGAACAAGGGCAAATCACTTTACACCCTGCCGGTATTCCTCACGGGCCACACCCAGGGGCAGCGGAGCGCAGTATCGGACAGACCGAAACAGAAGAACTGGCTGTAATGGTGGATACCTTTAAACCCCTAAAAGTAACTCAAGCAGCTATGGATTTAATAGACGGAGATTATCATCAATCTTGGTTGGACTAA